The Gymnogyps californianus isolate 813 chromosome 3, ASM1813914v2, whole genome shotgun sequence genomic sequence TGGAGCAATTCCATCCTAAATAGCATATGGGATTGCCCTACGATCAGATGCGTACATTTTGCACTAACTTCGCAGGGAACTAGCAGTGTCTGCTAGTCTACTGAATGCAAATACACGTTTTGTGGCAATTACACTTACCTTTCCAAATAACATCCCCATTACGGATTaacttaaatttcatttttttgtctaGCAGCCCCTTCTGTACTCTGCATCCAGCCactggaattttgttttttcctactgttaCAGAGAAGATGTTCAGAACAGAAGCTTcccctaaaagaaaaaagttgtatGAAGTACATGAGAATAACGAACTGGCAATAAGTAGAAGCAAGCTACGCTCTTCCACTTACCAAGCTTTAtaacaaaacaggaaagcagctaCAGAGGAATAGAAAATACTTGATAAAACAGGAACACTTACTTGGAGAATAAACTTCAGGCCacattgcaaagcaaaaatttaaCAGTCAATGAAAACTCACCTACTGTATTCTCCACCACAGATGGGGGTAGTCTGCTATTTAGCTCATCTTTCAAGTCTTCAATAAGTTTGTAGATGACATTgtgaagtttaatttttattccctttttagCAGCCagctgtttaatattttcattggctttcacactgaatccaaataCAACACCTGATAAATAAAACAATCGGCAAGTGATGACTACAAGAGATCACTCTTTAAACAGCAAGTGAAAGTGTCTGCTGTGTTTATTCTGTAATGTTGAACTTGCAGCACAGGTTAGAATTAGCGgtcagcaaaacaagaaatggCATTTTACTACTGCTTCCCTTTTAAGGAGGGACCATTTACTTCTCCCACTATTGCACACTGACTGCTACTATCCTTGTATCAAAACAAATGGCTCAAAAAAGCCCTCACAGAAAGTTCCCTGATGACAGAACTGGAGGTATCAAAGCAGAAACTAATGCTTACACACAACTCGCCAGAGCTTAAGTAAAGGGACAAGGACCTCCCATTTTTGGGCTGGAAAAACAGCTTGGTTGTCCAAATTAAGCTGGAAGCGAGCTCTAAATCATTCTCATCCAACTGTGGACAATGGCAGGTCCAAGGACCCCACACCCTCTACAGCAGGTGAGAATTACGGGGTACGAACAGGAACAATTACTGACACAGTCTGTCCAATTAGCTCCCTGagcaaaaggaaattcttttgTAACCTACTTTTCTAGCTTTGCCCTGTTTGAGCATCATAAAGCAACCTGAGTGAAGCGTCAGAGTTTAACAATTCAACCACTGGCAACAGCTTGTCAGAGTCCTTCCATTTTCATGAGATTTCTAGCCTTCCCCGCCTGCACTACTCTTTGAtgttaaaggaaacatttttaagatgCATGCAAGTTTACCTTATTGATGCTGCTAATTAttatggagaaaacaaaaccagaatgagACCTGCCCATTTCAATAGTTTGTACTAACtgtaaatggatttttaaacacacactCACCATTAAATGCTTCAGCAAGACTTACATCAGTTTCACTGATATCTCCCATTCCAAAATGAATGATATCCAATTTACATTCATCGTCAGCATCATAGCTGTCCAGAATGTTCAGAATAGCTTCAACAGATCCATCCACATCACCTGCGTGGATAAATGGAAGTACTGTTGTTGACTTTGTATACATCAGAGAAACACTGAAGTAGAACTAAGGGAATGACAGCTCCACACTATGCAACATAAAGTCTTTTGACATCTCTCATTCTTACTATATTTTCAGCAGTATGTTAAAACACATCTAACAAGTCTATTAATTCCAAAAGTGAACTGAATAAATATAATAGGACCAGAGGCTCCACATCTGCTGTCATTTTCAGGTCAAGTTTGCATAGCTTTTCAGCTACTACCGTCATTGCTTATGTATCACTAAGTGTGAGGTCAAACCAAGTTCCTCCTGTCCCACTTCAACTAATACATAATTGTTCTTGTCCTCCATTTTGCTggtgcagcactgctgctcatAGAgcttgattattattttttttaatatgtatcttttaatttatatatatatataggcaCTTGTATGGGTTTTACTCAGGAGTTCCTGGGTAAGGGGGTCGGGCTCATAACTTTTCCTGTTGCTCTGGCCCTGCTGGAAGCGCATCCTTCTGACCACTGGATGTTTTCTGATGCCCCTCCTCTTACTGAGAGAAGTTCAATAATCTGTTCAGTTTTAAACTGATCAAACTTCTGGTAACAGAAATTTTGTTAATAGTTTAGAGCTATGCTTCAGACCAAGCATTTGAGAAGCACAAAAACAATGGAGCAGTAAACAGAATAGGACAGCACCTTTAACAATTACCGATAGCACATTTTTGTCCATCTCTGTTCTCTCTTTAGGCTTTAAAAACATCAGATGCTTATTGGCCTTATACAGCACTGCCTTCCTCTGTCTCCAGGTCAGATGGGCTAGCTTCTGTTGCTTCTTCTCATATTCCATCCTGtgttccttttgctttgcttcaatAACTTCCACATCctttttcatcctctccttttgtTCAACATAGGTTCTCCAAGCCACAACTTCATGCGCCCTTTGCTGGGCAGGAAGACAGAAACATTACCTTTCAAAGCACTGCATTGGAAAACTTCACATTAATGCAGTTTCATCCTTTTGCATCTCCTCTACAGGCtcactcattttctttcacatttaatAATGGATTTTGCTGCAAGGATGGCAGAGAATGAGCACAACAGCTTCCTCCCTGGGCTACGACATGACTCAAGGCCTATTTTTACGGTATCTCTGCATTGCAGAAGAGAATAAATTATTGTTAATTCTTTCATGTGGTATTTGTCCAGCTCTCACAACACCTATTTCAAGCTATATTTTATGCATATTGTCAGAAACTAGTTCTCTCATTCTAAAATTAAAACGCTGATACCATTAAGTACTGGATTGTTCTCCAAGTAAGGTGGTAGTGTGAtcatataaaagagaaaagtctTCTGTGCCTTTAGAAAGGGAACACATTAGAACATATCCCAGACTAGCCCAGCAGAAGCCATTCAGGACTGCAGTCATTGCAAACAAAGCATGGAGGAAGGCAGGATGACCATGAGAAGCAAAAGCATGAACCAAAGGTGACTCATCTTCAATTCCAGAGGCAGCCTGCTTTCTTCATGTGATTGTAAAATAGGTTAATCTGGATGCACGGAGATGAGGAGAGGGGCAGTGGAAATTAAAGAGGCAATATGCAAATCCTCATTCCTCTTACAGAACACCTAGCTCAGGTCTCTTAATAGCCATGCTTGGCCTTCGTCTTTCATCAGATTATCCAGGTTATTTAGAATGAAAGCTATCACTTATTTTTCACTCAGCTCGTTCCCATCCACCTTACAGCAGTATAAGTTTTCCATTAAACAGGTGCTTTCTGTACCTCAGATTCTACTTCAAGGATTTCATCTCCCGCCGAAGGGACTTCCTTCCAGCCCATGATTTCCACCGGGATGCCTGGAGAGGCTGCATCTACAGCTTTGCCATTCTCATCAAACATGAAACGCACTTTTGCCCAGGTCTTCCCTGCAACCAGAACACAGCCTTTTCTCAGAGTTCCTCTTTGGATGATGGCTGTGGTAACTGGACTAgtgaagagcagaggagaaaaataacagacAAAATTAAAGTGACTCTTCTCCCTGTTTTCACGATTAGCATGGGTATGCTAACACAAAATAGAACATACTTGTGATCaatcacaggcaaaacattCCTGTGACACATTTTATTAGAATgctaataaaattttaaagtgacTTGCAAAAAGCCCAAAACCTGTACtatattcttttcatttctgcagatcAATACAAAACTTGGCATTTGTGAAATCAGCAACAGACTGATTTTACACATTAagtgattccccccccccaaaaacccgCAAACCCCAAAAACTTTCTAGGattcagttcatttttaaacaggGCAGAACATACCTTGTTTACAGAGAACTTgcaaaaggattaaaatattttaaagagtaaaatgTGATGTTACACACAATTTGCCAAAAATTGTATATGTATTATGACTATTAACTTCATCATTCCTACTTtctaatgacattttaaaaaatacatgtgttCTAGCATGTTAAACTATTTCCTGTGCTtacaggattttatttcagtgatatGATGAATTTTGGCCTATCAGTttctaacttctttttctggctCTCATGCTGTAGAATAACATTTCAATGCTTTAGTTACAAACACTGCAGAGAAACTGTTACACTTTtatttaacaacaacaacaaaaagttcAATGTTAAACATAAATATCGAGGTACAAACCACCTGAACAGTATCCCTGCATTGTTACAAATTGCTTCATTGAAGTTGTAAAAGCAGCAGATTACTTACCCTTTCCCTTTGTCTTTGCGAGACTCAATTACGGTCCCCTCTACCAGACCTGTGGAATCTGCCTTCAGTTCTAACATCTCTGCTAAAGCAACAGTTGCTTCTGCTAAAACCATCAGGTTTTCACCCTGTATAAAAccatacacacaaaaaatatatagaataaAGGAAGTGCCCAATTAAAGTAAGATCAGAAGTTGAAATCTCAGTGCCAAATTCCCCCATTTAATTCAGAACTTCTAACAATGCAATACAGTCCAACAGCACAGATCCCTGTGCCTTCAAGGCAAGATGCACTGAAGTAATGAACTATTAAGACTGCTGCACAGCCAGTCCAGAATGCACGAAACATTAGGAAGGACAGCTTCCTTGCTTCTCTGTTCATAGCATCCAGGTTAAGGATACGGAAAAAGACCTTGCAATATTCTGCTACAAGTATAGCAggatgcaaattaaaaaaaaaaaacaacaaaaccaaccaaacaaaacacctaAACAGCCAAATTGAAACTTGAAGACATCTACCACCCAGTCAAGACTCCAGGACATCAAACAGACAAAActgttggtctgttttcttttttttttacctttgttctaattacattttatttttgagaacaTACAACGAGCTAGGTGTCAGTCAGCAGATCCATATCTACAGGAATTAGGGCAACCACATGTGCTACAGAGGTGAATGGAGAAGCCATTTTTATGCATGCCTATTCTAAAGTGTAAGGGCCTGACTTCAAAAGGTCTTGAACTTGCctgaaattttagaaaattacttGGGATGCATTTAGAAAGATAGCAATAAGGCTAAGATACTGCTGCATCAGTTTGGACAAAGCTGCTTTGGCCACCACAAAACTAAAGTTCAGATTTTAGTTCAGTTTTTAGCTATCAGTTGTTTGCAAGGATAAGATGGTACATCTTGTAAGACCACTACAAAACTATGTTCCTGTGATTAGACATGtgttaggaaaatatttatttaccctcatttgaatttttctcttcatgcaTAGCATTATCAACAACATTGATTTTGCACTGATTTCATACAATGAGCAAATACATGAGGAAACAGCACTTAGGATTAACCTGAAAAATATCCACtacatttccagaagaaaaatgaggtaTTATTGCTCACTGAAAGTCTGAGCCTCAAAATACAGTAGGAGTGTGTTTCAAATAATTCTGAGAGCCAGCAGCATTTAGCTCATGGTAAGGTCTCAAACACCAGGAAGATAAGCATTTTATATTCCAGCTGCCAAATAAAAATCCAGCTGTACGCACATATTAGACGCCCATGAATACCATcattttttccaccaaaacTTTACCTTGagtgcagaaatatttacagcttGAACATCACCTCCAAACTCTTCACAGACCACATCGTGAGCCAGCAATTCCTTCTTTACTCTTTCAGGATCAGCTTCAGGTTTGTCACATTTATTAATGGCGAGGATAAGAGGAActaaaaagagaacaaactCATTACCAACCTAACCAAAACTTGCCGCTACTAGCACAACTGCAATAAAAGGTCAGAGCAGGTTATGACCACTTAGAACAAATCATGTCACTTGGTGCCTATTCCCTGAGCAACCATTGAGATCTGAGCTACCATGAGTTAAGCTGGAGGAGTTATCCTAgtagggaagggaaaaaaaaaaacaacaaactgcACACACCCCCCCGCCACGAGCGCGTTTCTTGCAAACCTGCAAGTCCTGCAAAAATGTATTACTGCAATATTCAGTATATTTTCAAACACCTTCCCAGGGGAGAAGGAACGGGACTATGACAGTTACTTCCCAAGTTCTGTGGATTCCAGTTCAAGGAGTTTCTTTCGAGAGGTGaataaatgtttgcaaagcGCTCATTATTTGAACTGCATAGTAACACACACCTTGTATATTAACTTTGTGTACTGGGCTTGCCACTCACTtcaaaatgtaatactaacaagTTAAAGACTGTACCTCCTGCATTTTTAGCATGTTGAATGGATTCTATAGTTTGTTGCATTACTCCGTCTTCTGCCGCTACAACCAGTATGACGATGTCAGTAACATGGGTACCTCTTGCTCGCATAGCTGAAAAAGCTACGTGTCCAGGAGTATCAAGAAAAGTTACCTTTTCCCCAGAAGGCAAATGCACTGTGAACAAACATATAcggtacattttaaaatcagcatttcacACAGCTTTATTTGACCTATTGTAAATCAAGCATCACTCCTTTAAGaacttttttaataataatgacataCTTTAGGCAGACAGACAACTGTTGGCATGGAGGTCAAAGGTGTTTTTAACTCCTCGGGAAAGAAAAAGTGTCCTGGGATCTTTCATAATCCAAAATAgtctaaatataatttcaacTGCGCAGAGAATCCACTTCAAAGTTCCATCCACATAGTTATGACAGTTATCACAAGTTAtgatttcctttttcactgCTTACATATAAACTGTTTATGTTGCTGCATTTTTCCCCAATGAACCGGCAGCAAGTCAGCCCGTTATGTAAGACGGAGAGTAAACTGTTTTATACACAAGCACGTACACTTGAATCATACCAAGAAAAGCACCAATGTGTTGCGTAATGCCTCCTGCTTCCATTGATGCCACTTGAGTTTTTCGCAGACTGTCAAGTAAGGTCGTTTTCCCATGATCAACGTGGCCCAAGATAGTAACAACCGGGGGCCGTGGGGTTAGTACTGCTGGGTCTGCGGGAGGCctacaattaaaacaaaaacgTCTTTTGTAAATACCAAAAAATTTCACTGAGTGACATGCACGCCCACTATGGCTAACGAAGAGCCATTTACCAGAACTCAGTGATGAACAGGTGAGGCTAGCTTCTCCCCACTGTGATCACAAATCACAGTTAGCCCTCTTAATACTCAGTCTTACTGCTGCATCAATTAATACAGCAATTCAGTATATCAAAGAAGAAttggcttttcttcagaaaacgGCATAGAAAAAGCTCACCTAAAACAAATCAAATCCAAGTATCAGTTTTACggccaaagaaataaaaaatagtaaacTTTACCTTTTAAATATTATCAGATTGTGACTACATCAGGTATTACCAACATACTatcagaacaaagaaaatacagtatacGAAAAACACTTGCAGAAACAAATGGGATAAAAAGAGCCAAAAAGAACAGTTCACAGCTTACCTTTTCACAgcatctgtgttttctctttctttttcgtctttcagttttgctgatTTATACTTCATCCCTGATTTTTTAACAACTAGCTTGATATGGTCTTCATATAAGATGGAATCTGGTTCTAGTGAATTAAGGTCAACGTCTGTGTATAGCAGCGCTTCATAAACATGATCTGAAGAAAAGATAAAGGCATTTAACAATTACATCCAGAAAAACACGTGGGACAAAAACCCCCCACTTCATACAGTTTAAGACTTTTTCATTAGTAGTTTATATCATGCTGATGTTTCATTCACcaagcatttttcctttagttaGATTTATCTAAAAGTGCCTGTTACGCTACATACTTGCAGAGAACAACTTGATTCAGAAAGGTTTACTGAAAATGACTGCCTCATTAGACGCTACAATCTTATTTTTCACTCAGATTTTCATAGCCTACTTTCCCATTAACCCCTAAGAACAAAACAACTGAAACTCATCTAAACCAAAGAGCTAAGAAGTGATtcaaggaggaaggaaatgtgATAAATCTGTTCATATGCCACTTTCTTTGGtagcagaaatacagaacataCTGCAGTAGTCAAAAATTGCTACACGTTGACCTAAGTACCACTACAAATCTATCTCAGAAATGTACAACAAGACatgacagatttttctgcttctctcctcaCTGCTGAGAGGGAAGTTTGCCAGAACAAGCACCAGCTGGATAAAAAGAGATTGGGGATTGCTATTATACAGGTATGGAATTATTTCAAATGTCAATAGTCAAAACATGCTAATAACCCCCCTACAACATCATTGAAAACTGGTCAAGCTGAGCCACTATACAACCAGGAATGGTTCACGGGATTAAAATCACAAGCCTGCTTCTGTAACTCAGTTGTTAGGGCAGTCACCTAAAGAGGGGAGTGTTTCCAGACAagtcctgcctgctcccagttAATCAAATGactgttttaatgaaatacatattGCTTCTGAATCCAAGATTCCTGCTCCCCGGTTGGATTACAGGCTGAAGCTCTTTTGCGCCTTCTCTCTTTAGCCATGAATTCTTCACTCACAGGGGTCCAGCTTCGACAAACCAGGGTGcaatgtttttccttccagaataATTTAGCACTTAGGAAACACAGTCATAAAGAGCAGCTTACGTGGATCTGAAGCTTTTCTGCTGGAGAAGAGAGTCCTGGCTTCTTCACATTGAAGTGTCTTGCCTGGCAACTTCGATGGCccaactttttttctctctagtcTGCCATTGTGTCTACCAACATTTTCTTTGGTATGGGTACAATCTACCTTGCTAAGGGAGGGATTAGCAACCACTAACTAATGCCATGGTAGATATCTTTGCCTTTACCACTCATGAAAGCGGCATGATTGAATGAAACAGAACAGTTAAAATCTATCTCAAACAACAGAGTAGGCTCTCACCTATATCTTTACCCATAGCTCGTGCAAGTTCCTCAATAGTCATCTTCTGCCTTATCTCCACTTCACCTTTTGTCAGtagtatcttctttttcttcttttttgtctcCTACATGGAATTAGACAGGTATAGAGGAACACATAGCTGGTATAAactaagaaataataaaaacagtattaaaaagaCAATGGTCTCAAGACATATGATGTAAACTTCTTTTTTACTACAATACTAATGAATTACAATAAATGAATGACTTAACACATcatactgaatatttaaaatgcatagcATACTACacttaatcttttttcatttttaatttttcaaaacagggaaaaaatcaacaaaataattttcatttttgtttgtaataatgtcctcctgcctctgcaacATACATGATGATGCTGGTATAAGCGCTTTAAGTCAATATTTGAGAGGGAGTCACAATACAGTCATACATTAAGTACATTTTGTCTTATAAATTGATAATAACTTCTCTATATTCATtaataaagctcttttttttttaaattaaaatgctcaAACTGAGCTCTTGTGCTTTGAAATTTCACATAAAACCAGAGATTATTGGATTTTGTTAATTACCTCCTTTGTAGCTAGATGCCTGTGTTGTGATAAGGCAA encodes the following:
- the MTIF2 gene encoding translation initiation factor IF-2, mitochondrial isoform X1; its protein translation is MNRGLILKFENLVQLRGACRQLCTLAYRKVYRAQWKPVQSSAHPLWSIILYPQFWQKDKLISIALSQHRHLATKEETKKKKKKILLTKGEVEIRQKMTIEELARAMGKDIDHVYEALLYTDVDLNSLEPDSILYEDHIKLVVKKSGMKYKSAKLKDEKERENTDAVKRPPADPAVLTPRPPVVTILGHVDHGKTTLLDSLRKTQVASMEAGGITQHIGAFLVHLPSGEKVTFLDTPGHVAFSAMRARGTHVTDIVILVVAAEDGVMQQTIESIQHAKNAGVPLILAINKCDKPEADPERVKKELLAHDVVCEEFGGDVQAVNISALKGENLMVLAEATVALAEMLELKADSTGLVEGTVIESRKDKGKGPVTTAIIQRGTLRKGCVLVAGKTWAKVRFMFDENGKAVDAASPGIPVEIMGWKEVPSAGDEILEVESEQRAHEVVAWRTYVEQKERMKKDVEVIEAKQKEHRMEYEKKQQKLAHLTWRQRKAVLYKANKHLMFLKPKERTEMDKNVLSVIVKGDVDGSVEAILNILDSYDADDECKLDIIHFGMGDISETDVSLAEAFNGVVFGFSVKANENIKQLAAKKGIKIKLHNVIYKLIEDLKDELNSRLPPSVVENTVGEASVLNIFSVTVGKNKIPVAGCRVQKGLLDKKMKFKLIRNGDVIWKGSLSSLKHHKDDVQVIKMGMDCGLSLDKYIEFNIGDEIICYEEKEVQETTSWDPGF
- the MTIF2 gene encoding translation initiation factor IF-2, mitochondrial isoform X2, whose translation is MTIEELARAMGKDIDHVYEALLYTDVDLNSLEPDSILYEDHIKLVVKKSGMKYKSAKLKDEKERENTDAVKRPPADPAVLTPRPPVVTILGHVDHGKTTLLDSLRKTQVASMEAGGITQHIGAFLVHLPSGEKVTFLDTPGHVAFSAMRARGTHVTDIVILVVAAEDGVMQQTIESIQHAKNAGVPLILAINKCDKPEADPERVKKELLAHDVVCEEFGGDVQAVNISALKGENLMVLAEATVALAEMLELKADSTGLVEGTVIESRKDKGKGPVTTAIIQRGTLRKGCVLVAGKTWAKVRFMFDENGKAVDAASPGIPVEIMGWKEVPSAGDEILEVESEQRAHEVVAWRTYVEQKERMKKDVEVIEAKQKEHRMEYEKKQQKLAHLTWRQRKAVLYKANKHLMFLKPKERTEMDKNVLSVIVKGDVDGSVEAILNILDSYDADDECKLDIIHFGMGDISETDVSLAEAFNGVVFGFSVKANENIKQLAAKKGIKIKLHNVIYKLIEDLKDELNSRLPPSVVENTVGEASVLNIFSVTVGKNKIPVAGCRVQKGLLDKKMKFKLIRNGDVIWKGSLSSLKHHKDDVQVIKMGMDCGLSLDKYIEFNIGDEIICYEEKEVQETTSWDPGF